The following are encoded together in the Pseudomonas maumuensis genome:
- a CDS encoding PSPA7_2676 family Cys-rich small protein — protein MKLVCLLRGCQWRSQLIREVAGLQCQCCERCGALRYSQPGLSSNA, from the coding sequence ATGAAACTCGTCTGCCTGCTGCGTGGCTGCCAATGGCGCAGCCAGTTGATCCGTGAAGTCGCCGGGCTGCAATGCCAGTGCTGCGAACGCTGTGGCGCGTTGCGCTACAGCCAGCCCGGCCTGTCCTCGAATGCATAG
- a CDS encoding Ku protein, producing the protein MARAIWKGAISFGLVHIPVSLNTAVRSERVDFDWLDKRSMEPVGYKRVNKVTGKEIDKENIVKGVEYEKGRYVVISEEEIRKARPEATQTIDIFSFVEAGEIPLQQFDTPYYLSPDRRGGKVYALLRETLASTGKVALATVVLHTRQHLALLRPLNEALVMITLRWPEEVRGLETLELDKSVTDSKVDKRELDMAKRLVEDMSGPWKPDDYHDAFRQTILDLVEEKASKGKIETVEKGEGATAEKGADIIDLTELLKRSLGGKSKAKKPAAKRPRKAS; encoded by the coding sequence ATGGCCAGGGCTATCTGGAAAGGCGCGATCAGTTTCGGGCTGGTGCACATCCCGGTGTCCCTCAACACCGCCGTGCGCAGCGAGCGGGTGGATTTCGACTGGCTGGACAAGCGCAGCATGGAGCCGGTCGGCTACAAGCGGGTGAACAAGGTCACCGGCAAGGAAATCGACAAGGAAAACATCGTCAAGGGCGTGGAGTACGAGAAGGGCCGCTACGTGGTGATCAGCGAGGAGGAAATCCGCAAGGCACGGCCTGAGGCGACCCAGACCATCGATATCTTTTCGTTCGTCGAAGCCGGGGAGATTCCCCTGCAACAGTTCGACACGCCGTATTACCTGAGCCCGGACCGCCGGGGCGGCAAGGTCTACGCCTTGCTGCGCGAGACCCTGGCCAGCACCGGCAAGGTGGCCCTGGCCACTGTGGTGCTGCACACCCGCCAGCATTTGGCGCTGCTACGCCCGCTCAACGAAGCGCTGGTGATGATCACCCTGCGCTGGCCGGAGGAAGTGCGGGGCCTGGAGACACTGGAGCTGGACAAGAGCGTGACCGACAGCAAGGTCGACAAGCGCGAGCTGGATATGGCCAAGCGCCTGGTCGAGGACATGAGCGGGCCATGGAAGCCCGATGACTACCACGACGCGTTCCGCCAGACCATCCTCGACCTGGTCGAGGAGAAGGCCAGCAAGGGCAAGATCGAGACCGTGGAGAAAGGCGAGGGCGCCACGGCGGAGAAGGGCGCGGACATCATCGACCTTACCGAACTGCTCAAGCGCAGCCTGGGTGGCAAGAGCAAGGCGAAGAAGCCTGCGGCCAAGCGCCCACGCAAGGCGTCATGA
- a CDS encoding glycosyltransferase: protein MIAVIIPAHNEARRLGHCLKAVRVAAARAEAAGLEVEVLVVLDRCTDASARIARRHGVHTLALEAGNVGIARRLGAAWMIERGAQWLAFTDADSRVPGHWLLSQLQWHADAVCGTVHIERWQPWQGAALRQLYHSRYQATEGHRHIHGANLGVCAKAYAKVGGFQPLPAHEDVQLVLALEAIGAQIVWTASHSVATSSRRDSRARQGFGDYLSGLEGQIL from the coding sequence ATGATCGCGGTGATCATTCCCGCCCATAACGAGGCCCGGCGTCTCGGACACTGCCTGAAGGCCGTGCGGGTGGCAGCTGCGCGGGCCGAAGCCGCGGGCCTGGAGGTCGAGGTGCTGGTGGTGCTCGATCGCTGTACCGATGCCAGCGCCCGTATCGCCAGGCGCCATGGCGTGCATACGCTGGCACTGGAGGCCGGCAATGTCGGCATTGCCCGCCGCCTGGGGGCGGCGTGGATGATCGAGCGCGGCGCCCAGTGGCTGGCGTTCACCGACGCCGACAGCCGCGTGCCAGGCCACTGGCTGCTGTCGCAGCTGCAATGGCATGCCGACGCAGTATGCGGCACGGTGCATATCGAGCGCTGGCAACCCTGGCAGGGTGCCGCCTTGCGTCAGCTGTACCACAGCCGCTACCAGGCAACCGAAGGCCATCGGCATATCCACGGCGCCAACCTTGGGGTGTGCGCCAAGGCCTATGCCAAGGTCGGCGGTTTCCAGCCGCTGCCGGCCCACGAGGATGTGCAACTGGTACTGGCGCTGGAAGCCATCGGTGCGCAGATCGTCTGGACCGCCAGCCATAGCGTGGCGACCAGCAGCCGTCGGGACAGCCGGGCGCGGCAGGGATTCGGCGATTACCTCAGCGGCTTGGAAGGCCAGATCCTGTAG
- a CDS encoding class I SAM-dependent methyltransferase: MSLDVQYFADLYAGNDDPWAFRTRWYERRKRDLALASLPSQCYGRAFEPACANGELSVLLAERCASLLCQDIDATAVRLARQRLTGLDHVRVEQGHLPGDWPGGQFDLIVLSEIGYYLDPTDWLQVIEQSVASLAGDGGLLACHWRHPIAGCPQDGGQVHALLARHLPLYPLLRHEEADFLLEYWSCQPRVVDLDETCP, encoded by the coding sequence ATGAGCCTCGACGTGCAGTATTTCGCCGACCTGTATGCCGGCAACGACGATCCATGGGCCTTTCGCACCCGCTGGTACGAACGCCGCAAGCGCGACCTGGCGCTGGCCAGCCTGCCCAGCCAGTGCTACGGCCGGGCGTTCGAGCCGGCCTGCGCCAACGGCGAGCTGAGTGTGTTGCTGGCCGAGCGCTGCGCCAGCCTGCTGTGCCAGGACATCGACGCCACTGCCGTGAGGCTGGCCCGTCAACGCCTGACGGGGCTCGATCATGTCCGCGTCGAGCAGGGGCACCTGCCGGGCGATTGGCCGGGCGGGCAGTTCGACCTGATCGTGCTCAGCGAGATCGGCTACTACCTCGACCCCACCGACTGGTTGCAGGTGATCGAACAGTCAGTGGCCAGCCTGGCTGGCGACGGCGGATTACTGGCCTGCCACTGGCGCCATCCGATTGCCGGCTGCCCCCAGGACGGCGGCCAAGTGCATGCCCTGCTGGCCAGGCACCTGCCGCTGTATCCGCTGTTGCGCCATGAAGAGGCGGACTTCCTCCTCGAATACTGGTCGTGCCAGCCACGGGTGGTCGACCTGGACGAGACCTGCCCATGA
- a CDS encoding PIG-L deacetylase family protein — MSENRIQTAAGTPWRDWQQSAHLARAKWLKPEQLCPPGRRLVLLAPHPDDEILMAGGLLAGFHGREQDLLLISATNGEGSHPHSAHWTEHRLRHQRPQESRHALQQLDLDLNRLDWRRLNLKDGALPRNQAFLANYLEQLLEPDDLLLTTWRGDGHCDHEAAGCAAAQAAQARRVQLAEAPVWAWHWATPDDPRLPWPQAHRLQLDDTRLAYKRQALAAHASQLQPDGEHPPVLPVSLQTCLLQPFELIFL, encoded by the coding sequence ATGAGCGAGAACCGTATCCAGACGGCTGCCGGCACCCCTTGGCGCGACTGGCAGCAATCCGCGCACCTGGCCCGCGCCAAGTGGCTCAAGCCCGAACAGCTCTGTCCGCCGGGCCGGCGCCTGGTATTGCTGGCCCCTCACCCGGACGATGAAATCCTCATGGCCGGCGGGCTGCTGGCCGGTTTCCACGGACGCGAGCAGGACCTGCTGCTGATTTCCGCCACCAATGGCGAAGGCAGCCACCCCCATTCAGCCCACTGGACCGAGCACCGTCTGCGCCACCAGCGCCCCCAGGAAAGCCGGCACGCCCTGCAACAGCTGGATCTGGACCTCAACCGCCTGGACTGGCGGCGCCTGAACCTCAAGGACGGCGCCCTGCCCCGCAACCAAGCGTTTCTGGCCAACTACCTGGAGCAACTGCTCGAACCGGACGACCTGCTACTGACCACCTGGCGCGGTGACGGCCACTGCGACCATGAAGCCGCCGGCTGCGCCGCTGCCCAGGCGGCCCAGGCCCGCCGGGTGCAACTGGCGGAGGCGCCGGTGTGGGCGTGGCATTGGGCGACGCCCGATGACCCGCGCCTGCCCTGGCCCCAGGCCCATCGGTTACAGCTCGACGACACCCGCCTGGCGTACAAACGCCAGGCCCTGGCCGCCCACGCCAGCCAGTTGCAGCCCGACGGCGAGCATCCTCCGGTGCTGCCCGTCAGCCTGCAGACCTGCCTGTTGCAGCCTTTCGAACTGATCTTCCTGTAA
- a CDS encoding acyl-CoA dehydrogenase yields the protein MSIVQDFDLTNLDRLLRRFGARPQAIDLDTLLPELLQAMQADHLDLLPLPGQGQTLKRWQTLARVAGCDLTLAKLYEGHTDALAILAECGAAHHAQDGIWGVWAAEPPDARARIVERHDGQVRLQGRKAWCSGALQIDRALITAWENDQPQLVAIELSHPSQRIQADQWQAVGMATTTSVSIEFDDTPGLAIGLPGQYLARPGFWHGGAGIAACWYGAAEALADYLREHCRRPRPDPHADAHLGAVDAALYGARAALRECAAWIDQQPHADASFEVRRARAQVEQTVEQVIRHVGRALGATPFCRSSHFARLSADLPVYLRQSHAERDLAELGRQVTGMPAGAWQL from the coding sequence ATGAGCATCGTCCAGGACTTCGACCTGACCAACCTCGACCGCCTGCTGCGCCGCTTCGGCGCCCGCCCGCAGGCCATCGACCTCGACACCTTGCTGCCGGAGCTGCTGCAGGCCATGCAGGCCGACCACCTCGACCTGTTGCCCCTGCCCGGCCAGGGCCAGACCCTCAAGCGCTGGCAGACGCTCGCGCGGGTCGCCGGTTGCGACCTGACCCTGGCCAAGCTCTATGAAGGCCATACCGATGCCTTGGCGATCCTCGCCGAATGCGGCGCCGCCCATCACGCCCAGGACGGGATCTGGGGGGTGTGGGCCGCCGAGCCGCCGGACGCCCGTGCCCGTATCGTCGAGCGGCACGACGGGCAGGTACGCCTGCAAGGGCGCAAGGCCTGGTGCTCGGGCGCGCTGCAGATCGACCGGGCGCTGATCACCGCCTGGGAGAATGACCAGCCGCAACTGGTGGCCATCGAGTTGTCGCACCCCAGCCAGCGCATCCAGGCCGACCAGTGGCAGGCGGTGGGCATGGCCACCACCACCAGCGTCAGCATCGAGTTCGACGACACCCCCGGGCTGGCCATCGGCCTGCCCGGTCAGTACCTGGCTCGTCCCGGCTTCTGGCACGGCGGCGCCGGTATCGCCGCGTGTTGGTACGGCGCAGCCGAGGCCCTGGCCGACTACCTGCGCGAGCATTGCCGTAGGCCCCGCCCCGATCCACACGCCGATGCCCATCTGGGGGCGGTGGATGCCGCCTTGTACGGCGCCCGCGCGGCCCTTCGTGAATGCGCCGCCTGGATCGACCAGCAGCCCCATGCCGACGCCAGCTTCGAAGTGCGCCGCGCCCGCGCCCAGGTCGAACAGACCGTCGAGCAGGTGATCCGCCATGTCGGCAGGGCGCTGGGGGCCACGCCCTTCTGCCGCAGCAGTCATTTCGCCCGGCTCAGCGCCGACCTGCCCGTGTACCTGCGCCAGAGCCATGCCGAACGCGACCTGGCCGAACTGGGCAGGCAGGTGACCGGCATGCCGGCGGGAGCCTGGCAGCTATGA
- the ligD gene encoding DNA ligase D yields the protein MAKPLQEYQRKRDFNATPEPAGKRGRTGKAHALQFCIQKHDASHLHYDFRLELDGTLKSWAIPKGPSLDPKVRRLAVHVEDHPLDYADFEGNIPEGHYGAGDVIVWDRGIWEPEGDPREAYAKGKLRFRLQGEKLSGVWNLFRTHLAGKKEQWMLVKSHDGQARSETDYSIVEALPDSVLSDRTLPPRRPAKTATPNKRKAKASLVALPDRLQPQLATLVDSPPSGDWHYEVKFDGYRILARIEGADVRLFTRNGHDWSAKMPRQVEALKALELDSAWLDGEMVVVDDQGVADFQALQNAFDTEHDECITYYLFDLPYLGGEDLRQLPLQARRTTLARLLENTPSDLLKFSADFTEPVDSLLDSACRLKLEGLIGKRADSPYVGRRSSDWIKLKCKQRQEFVIVGYTDPKGSRNAFGALLLALHDNDSGQLRYAGKVGTGFSTTTLDSLHARLKPLEVDKPALPKPPRGAEARGVHWLKPQLLAEVAYAQMTREGIVRHSVFHGLRDDKPATAIDLERAMPAKRAAQPPAEPLGSLRLTHPDRVVDASNGTTKRQVAEYYAQVADWLLPQLKDRPVALVRAPDGLGGELFFQKNAGQLHIPALRSYSKAQAGQAAMVLNRADSLLGAVQMNMLELHTWNATDKDFDKPDRFVLDLDPDPALPWKAMLEATQLTLTLLDELGLKVFLKTSGGKGMHLVVPLTRRAGWDEVKDFSHALVEHMAGLFPERLSAVSGPRNRVGRIFIDYLRNGKGATTVAAYSLRAREGLPVSVPIWREELTQLKGANQWHIGNLQARLAEVDDPWADMAKTRQSITVRMRKQLGIA from the coding sequence ATGGCCAAGCCCCTGCAGGAGTACCAGCGCAAGCGCGACTTCAACGCCACGCCCGAACCTGCCGGCAAACGCGGCCGCACGGGCAAGGCCCATGCCTTGCAGTTCTGCATTCAGAAACACGACGCCAGTCACCTGCACTACGACTTTCGCCTGGAACTCGATGGCACCTTGAAAAGCTGGGCCATTCCCAAGGGCCCCTCGCTCGACCCCAAGGTCCGCCGCCTGGCCGTGCATGTCGAGGATCACCCGCTGGACTACGCCGATTTCGAAGGCAATATCCCCGAAGGCCACTACGGCGCCGGTGACGTGATCGTCTGGGATCGCGGTATCTGGGAGCCCGAGGGCGATCCACGCGAGGCCTATGCCAAGGGCAAGCTGCGCTTCCGTCTGCAGGGCGAAAAGCTGTCGGGCGTCTGGAACCTGTTCCGCACCCACCTGGCCGGCAAGAAGGAGCAGTGGATGCTGGTCAAGTCCCACGATGGCCAGGCCCGCAGCGAAACCGACTACAGCATCGTCGAAGCCCTGCCGGACAGCGTGCTGAGCGACCGCACCCTGCCGCCGCGCCGGCCTGCGAAAACAGCCACTCCCAACAAACGCAAGGCCAAGGCCAGCCTCGTCGCCCTGCCGGACAGGCTCCAGCCGCAACTCGCCACCCTGGTCGATTCGCCGCCCAGCGGTGACTGGCACTACGAGGTCAAGTTCGACGGCTACCGCATCCTCGCCCGCATCGAAGGCGCGGATGTGCGCCTGTTCACCCGCAATGGCCACGACTGGAGTGCGAAGATGCCGCGCCAGGTCGAGGCCTTGAAAGCGCTGGAGCTCGATTCGGCGTGGCTCGACGGCGAGATGGTGGTGGTCGACGACCAGGGTGTGGCCGACTTCCAGGCCTTGCAGAACGCCTTCGACACCGAGCACGACGAATGCATCACCTACTATCTGTTCGACCTGCCCTACCTGGGTGGCGAAGACCTGCGCCAGCTACCGCTGCAGGCGCGACGCACCACCCTGGCCCGGCTGCTGGAAAACACGCCCTCGGACCTCCTCAAGTTCTCCGCCGACTTCACCGAGCCAGTTGACTCGCTGCTCGACAGCGCCTGCCGCCTCAAGCTCGAAGGCCTGATCGGCAAGCGCGCCGACAGCCCCTACGTGGGCCGGCGCAGCAGCGACTGGATCAAGCTCAAGTGCAAGCAGCGCCAGGAGTTCGTGATCGTCGGCTACACCGACCCCAAAGGCAGCCGCAACGCGTTCGGCGCCCTGTTGCTGGCTCTGCACGACAACGACAGCGGCCAGCTGCGCTATGCCGGCAAGGTCGGCACCGGGTTCAGCACCACCACGCTGGACAGCCTGCATGCCCGCCTCAAGCCCCTGGAAGTCGACAAGCCGGCCTTGCCCAAGCCGCCCCGTGGCGCCGAGGCCCGTGGCGTGCATTGGCTCAAGCCGCAATTGCTGGCCGAAGTCGCCTACGCCCAGATGACCCGCGAAGGCATCGTCCGCCACTCGGTGTTCCACGGCCTGCGCGACGACAAACCCGCCACCGCCATCGACCTGGAGCGTGCCATGCCCGCCAAGCGCGCCGCGCAGCCCCCCGCCGAGCCCCTCGGCAGCCTGCGCCTGACCCACCCCGACCGCGTGGTCGACGCCAGCAACGGCACCACCAAGCGCCAGGTCGCCGAGTACTACGCCCAGGTCGCCGACTGGCTGCTGCCGCAGCTCAAGGACCGCCCCGTGGCGCTGGTGCGCGCACCGGACGGCCTGGGCGGCGAACTGTTCTTCCAGAAGAACGCCGGCCAGCTGCACATCCCGGCGCTGCGCAGCTACAGCAAGGCGCAGGCCGGCCAGGCGGCGATGGTGCTCAACCGCGCCGACAGCCTGTTGGGCGCGGTGCAGATGAACATGCTCGAGCTGCACACCTGGAATGCCACCGACAAGGATTTCGACAAGCCCGACCGCTTCGTCCTCGACCTCGATCCCGATCCGGCATTGCCCTGGAAAGCCATGCTCGAAGCCACTCAGCTGACCCTCACCCTGCTCGATGAGCTGGGCCTGAAGGTGTTCCTCAAGACCAGCGGCGGCAAGGGCATGCACCTGGTGGTGCCACTGACCCGCCGCGCCGGTTGGGATGAAGTGAAGGACTTCAGCCATGCCCTCGTCGAGCATATGGCGGGCCTGTTCCCGGAGCGGCTCAGCGCCGTCTCCGGGCCCCGCAACCGGGTCGGACGGATCTTCATCGACTACCTGCGCAACGGCAAGGGCGCCACCACGGTCGCGGCGTATTCGCTGCGTGCCCGCGAAGGCCTGCCGGTGTCGGTGCCGATCTGGCGCGAAGAGCTGACCCAGCTCAAGGGCGCCAACCAGTGGCACATCGGCAACCTGCAGGCGCGGCTGGCCGAGGTGGACGACCCATGGGCGGACATGGCCAAGACCCGGCAGTCCATCACCGTGCGCATGCGCAAGCAGTTGGGAATCGCCTGA
- a CDS encoding phosphotransferase system, HPr-related protein → MPIPEDPKPTVEIDDTQDRMGSVHELDFSERRDERRGRIGDERPAREVEEEHPPRRVAESGMTGGEALSDSLHEDNVTLDDLSPDTLLDETGARDPDEPGMAGGPADKTLRHVEAHEIGGGIGLDEAELARSAPLDGEPWTDEVTPEDERRER, encoded by the coding sequence ATGCCCATCCCCGAAGACCCTAAGCCGACGGTCGAGATCGACGACACGCAAGACCGCATGGGCAGTGTCCATGAGCTGGATTTCAGCGAACGCCGTGATGAACGCCGGGGCCGTATTGGCGACGAGCGACCGGCACGGGAGGTAGAGGAGGAGCATCCACCGAGACGCGTTGCCGAAAGTGGCATGACCGGTGGCGAGGCGCTGAGTGACAGCCTGCACGAGGACAATGTCACCCTCGATGACCTGAGCCCTGACACGCTGCTGGACGAGACCGGTGCCCGCGATCCGGATGAGCCGGGCATGGCGGGCGGTCCGGCGGACAAGACCCTGCGCCATGTCGAGGCCCACGAGATCGGTGGCGGCATCGGCCTGGACGAGGCCGAACTGGCCCGCTCGGCGCCGTTGGACGGCGAGCCGTGGACCGACGAGGTCACCCCTGAAGACGAGCGGAGAGAACGCTGA
- a CDS encoding metallothionein: MNEQRCSCNHCSCTVDANAVVQDGKAYCCEACATGHRNGEPCRMGDCKCGEVSQPKESNVDNALDETFPASDPISP; encoded by the coding sequence ATGAACGAGCAACGTTGTTCCTGCAACCACTGTTCCTGCACCGTGGATGCCAATGCCGTGGTCCAGGATGGCAAGGCTTACTGCTGCGAAGCGTGTGCGACGGGGCATCGTAATGGTGAGCCTTGTCGCATGGGGGATTGTAAATGTGGGGAAGTGAGTCAGCCGAAGGAGAGTAATGTCGATAACGCGTTGGATGAGACTTTTCCGGCGAGTGATCCTATTTCGCCTTGA
- a CDS encoding lysylphosphatidylglycerol synthase domain-containing protein has protein sequence MAKPRWKTWGMRLLTLLFLVLIPVLLFTLARNLDWNEVRQSLLAYRPSTLALGLLLALCSYLVFASYDLLARAYTGHRLPARQVLPVAFVCYAFNLNFTTWVGGVALRYRLYSRLGLDTATITRILTLGLLTNWMGYLLLAGTVFALGLVKLPASWAVGAGGLRLIGVLMVAVAAGYLLACAFAKRRTWHLRGHEVTLPSLRLALCQVALGASNWALMAALIHLLLPPELFYPSVLGVLLISCVAGVVAHIPAGLGVLEAVFLALLHGQLGQGTLVAALLGYRTLYYLIPLLLAVITYLILEKRAKALRRQAGPALDKR, from the coding sequence ATGGCCAAGCCACGCTGGAAGACCTGGGGCATGCGCCTGCTCACCCTGCTGTTCCTGGTGCTGATCCCGGTGCTGCTGTTCACCCTGGCACGCAACCTGGACTGGAACGAAGTGCGCCAGTCGCTGCTGGCCTACCGGCCCTCGACCCTGGCCCTGGGGCTGTTGCTGGCCCTGTGCAGCTACCTGGTGTTCGCCAGCTACGACCTGCTCGCCCGCGCCTACACCGGCCACCGCTTGCCGGCCCGCCAGGTGCTGCCGGTGGCGTTCGTCTGCTATGCGTTCAACCTCAACTTCACCACCTGGGTTGGCGGCGTAGCCCTGCGCTATCGCCTGTACAGCCGGCTGGGGCTGGACACCGCGACCATCACCCGCATCCTCACCCTGGGGCTGTTGACCAACTGGATGGGCTATCTGCTGCTGGCCGGCACGGTGTTCGCCCTGGGCCTGGTCAAGCTGCCGGCAAGCTGGGCGGTCGGGGCCGGCGGCCTGCGCCTGATCGGTGTGCTGATGGTGGCGGTCGCGGCCGGCTACCTGCTCGCCTGTGCCTTCGCCAAGCGACGCACCTGGCACCTGCGCGGGCACGAAGTGACCTTGCCGAGCCTGCGCCTGGCGTTGTGCCAGGTGGCGCTGGGCGCGAGCAACTGGGCGTTGATGGCGGCGCTGATCCACCTGCTGCTGCCGCCGGAGCTGTTCTATCCGTCGGTACTGGGGGTATTGCTGATCAGCTGCGTGGCGGGGGTGGTGGCGCATATCCCTGCCGGGCTGGGGGTGCTGGAGGCGGTGTTCCTTGCCTTGCTGCATGGGCAACTGGGCCAGGGCACGCTGGTGGCCGCATTGCTGGGGTATCGGACGCTGTACTACCTGATCCCGCTGTTGCTGGCGGTGATCACCTACCTGATTCTGGAAAAGCGCGCCAAGGCCCTGCGCCGACAGGCCGGGCCGGCCCTGGACAAGCGCTGA
- the clsB gene encoding cardiolipin synthase ClsB produces the protein MKQAWSDGNHVELLINGEQYYPRVFEAMAQAREEILLETFIIYDDKVGQPLRLALIDAARRGVRVEVAVDGYGTADLPDGFVSSMTEAGVRFHAFDPQPRLAGMRTNLFRRLHRKILVIDGQRAFIGGINYSADHLGDFGPQAKQDYAVEVTGPVVAQVHASSCRMLAPVLGGPSAVVPGGDNAGSASAVLVERDNRRHRTDIEACYLQVFREARHRIVVANAYFFPGYRLLRELRNAARRGVAVTLILQGQPDMRWVRALSRLLYNYLLRDDVEIHEYCQRPLHGKVALVDDEWSTVGSSNLDPLSLSFNLEANLMIRDRAFNDGLYRHLSELTAAHCKRVTLERMVRGYWWRAPLIFLGFHITRYFPRIAGWFPAHRQRLQSLQADSEAPADFNGGKT, from the coding sequence ATGAAACAGGCCTGGAGCGACGGCAATCACGTCGAACTGCTGATCAACGGCGAGCAGTACTACCCGCGCGTATTCGAGGCGATGGCCCAGGCGCGGGAAGAAATTCTCCTGGAAACCTTCATTATCTACGACGACAAGGTCGGCCAGCCGCTGCGCCTGGCGTTGATCGATGCGGCGCGGCGCGGTGTGCGGGTAGAGGTGGCGGTCGACGGCTACGGCACCGCCGACCTGCCTGACGGGTTTGTTTCCTCGATGACCGAGGCTGGGGTGCGCTTCCACGCGTTCGACCCGCAACCGCGCCTGGCCGGCATGCGCACCAACCTGTTCCGGCGCCTGCACCGCAAGATCCTGGTGATCGACGGCCAGCGCGCGTTCATTGGCGGTATCAACTACAGTGCCGACCACCTCGGCGACTTCGGCCCGCAGGCCAAGCAGGACTATGCGGTGGAGGTCACAGGCCCAGTGGTGGCCCAGGTTCACGCCTCCAGTTGCCGGATGCTTGCCCCGGTGCTGGGCGGCCCAAGCGCAGTGGTGCCGGGTGGTGACAACGCCGGCTCGGCCAGCGCCGTGCTGGTGGAGCGCGACAACCGTCGCCATCGCACCGACATCGAGGCGTGCTACCTGCAGGTTTTCCGTGAAGCCCGGCACCGCATCGTCGTCGCCAACGCCTATTTCTTTCCCGGCTACCGCTTGCTGCGCGAGCTGCGCAACGCTGCCCGTCGCGGTGTGGCGGTGACCCTGATCCTGCAGGGGCAACCGGACATGCGCTGGGTCCGCGCGCTATCGCGCCTGCTCTACAACTACCTGTTGCGCGATGACGTAGAAATCCATGAGTACTGCCAGCGCCCGCTGCATGGCAAGGTGGCGCTGGTGGACGACGAGTGGTCCACCGTGGGCTCGAGCAACCTCGATCCGCTGAGCCTGTCGTTCAACCTCGAAGCCAACCTGATGATCCGCGACCGCGCCTTCAACGATGGCCTGTACCGGCACCTGAGCGAACTGACCGCCGCGCACTGCAAGCGCGTGACCCTGGAACGCATGGTGCGTGGCTACTGGTGGCGCGCGCCGTTGATCTTCCTGGGCTTTCACATCACCCGCTACTTCCCGCGCATCGCCGGCTGGTTCCCCGCGCACCGGCAGCGCCTGCAGTCGCTGCAAGCGGACAGCGAAGCGCCGGCGGACTTCAACGGGGGCAAGACCTGA
- a CDS encoding endonuclease/exonuclease/phosphatase family protein has product MNGTLPAPDCIIDKVTAVHRLTVLTLNVHKGFTLFNRRFILPELREAVRATGADLVFLQEVHGSHQRHAERHPTWPQTPQYEFLADSMWPQFAYGRNAVYPHGDHGNALLSKFPIRAYDNLDVSIHGNEERGLLHCQLEVPGHEQVHAVCVHLGLREEHRQRQVDLLLALLERLPPDEPVIVAGDFNDWRLKADARLSASLVEAFGRPARSFPARLPLLRLDRIYLRNAQACEARVLSRYPWSHLSDHAPLVAQVTL; this is encoded by the coding sequence ATGAACGGCACCCTGCCCGCCCCCGACTGCATCATCGACAAGGTGACCGCCGTACACCGCCTGACGGTGCTGACCCTCAACGTTCACAAGGGCTTCACCCTGTTCAACCGCCGCTTCATCCTGCCGGAGCTGCGCGAGGCGGTGCGCGCCACCGGCGCCGACCTGGTGTTCCTGCAGGAGGTGCATGGCAGCCATCAGCGACATGCCGAGCGCCACCCCACCTGGCCGCAGACCCCGCAGTACGAGTTCCTCGCCGACAGCATGTGGCCGCAGTTCGCCTACGGACGCAACGCGGTCTATCCCCATGGCGACCATGGCAACGCGCTGCTTTCAAAGTTTCCGATCCGCGCCTACGACAACCTCGACGTGTCGATCCATGGCAACGAGGAGCGCGGCCTGTTGCACTGCCAGCTCGAAGTGCCCGGCCATGAGCAGGTGCATGCCGTCTGCGTACACCTGGGCCTGCGCGAGGAGCACCGCCAGCGTCAGGTCGACCTGTTGCTGGCTTTGCTCGAGCGCCTGCCGCCGGATGAGCCGGTCATCGTCGCCGGCGACTTCAACGACTGGCGGCTGAAGGCCGATGCGCGGTTGTCGGCGTCTCTGGTCGAAGCCTTCGGCAGGCCGGCGCGCAGCTTTCCCGCGCGCCTGCCGCTGCTGCGCCTGGACCGCATCTACCTGCGCAATGCCCAGGCATGCGAGGCTCGGGTGTTGTCCAGGTACCCATGGTCGCACCTCTCCGACCATGCCCCGCTGGTGGCGCAGGTGACGCTATGA